From a region of the Microterricola gilva genome:
- a CDS encoding TPM domain-containing protein — protein MRTRWVAGAAMAVIALVFGAPLAASAAEPVSFGAGQIVDTVDALGNRTGEVEKAIDTLYEKERIQLYVAYVDTFTNPSDAVAWTEDTANANGMGSNDYLLGVAIDGRTYYLSAAPDSPLSDEQLSEIDQNYIEPALRDGDWAGAAIGAATGLERAAGGGSLDGSTSGGGSGFVWFVLIAIVVVGVVLFVVLRRRTKSPAAGGQPSEGIGALSTAELKQRAGSALVRTDDAVKTSEEELGFAIASYGSEATSGFQQALADAKAQLSNGFTLQQKLDDSEPDTEEQQRSWYAQIIELCEKANAVLDEQAEAFDALRALEKNAPQAVATTRQAAATQQARLDGVRAVLATLSAHYTDAALATIADNPQQAEDRLGFAAQALTEAEASLTAGNTSEAAVAIRAGEEAVDQAKLLLDAIDRLDHDLTEARASFSAAISDLQRDVAEAKALPAGADSSGRLAAVVASTEQVLADVTAKLTADRVNPVEVVQRLEEANTQIDSVLGSVRDARAAEQRASAALSQTLLAARSQVSAAEDFITARRGAVGAEARTRLAEAGRLIVQAESIAGADPVQALTQAQRANQLGAEAIRLAQNDVGAFGGSAGGAGDLGGLFGGGSGGGSGGNVMGAVLGGILINSVLGGGGSSRGSGGGSIFSGGGGGGGRRSPGSFGGSGTRSRRGSGGRF, from the coding sequence ATGCGAACTCGCTGGGTTGCCGGGGCCGCGATGGCAGTCATCGCCCTGGTTTTCGGAGCTCCGCTTGCGGCATCCGCGGCCGAGCCCGTCTCGTTCGGGGCCGGCCAGATCGTCGACACCGTCGACGCGCTCGGCAACCGCACCGGCGAGGTTGAGAAGGCGATCGACACCCTCTACGAGAAGGAGCGCATCCAGCTCTACGTCGCCTACGTCGACACCTTCACGAACCCGAGCGACGCCGTCGCGTGGACAGAGGACACGGCCAACGCCAACGGCATGGGCAGCAACGACTACCTGCTCGGCGTCGCCATCGACGGCCGCACCTACTACCTGTCCGCCGCGCCGGATTCTCCGCTCAGCGACGAACAGCTCTCGGAGATCGACCAGAACTACATCGAACCCGCCCTGCGCGACGGCGACTGGGCCGGGGCGGCCATCGGCGCCGCGACCGGGCTCGAGCGCGCGGCGGGCGGGGGGTCGCTCGATGGCTCCACCTCCGGCGGCGGCTCCGGATTCGTGTGGTTCGTCCTGATCGCCATCGTCGTCGTCGGTGTCGTGCTGTTCGTCGTGTTGCGCCGCCGCACGAAATCGCCCGCGGCCGGCGGGCAGCCAAGCGAGGGAATCGGCGCGCTCAGCACCGCAGAGCTCAAGCAGCGTGCCGGCAGCGCACTGGTGCGAACGGATGACGCTGTCAAGACGAGCGAGGAGGAGCTCGGCTTCGCGATCGCCTCGTACGGCAGCGAGGCGACCTCCGGATTCCAGCAGGCGCTGGCCGATGCGAAGGCCCAGCTCTCCAACGGCTTCACTCTGCAGCAGAAGCTCGACGACTCGGAACCGGACACCGAGGAGCAGCAGCGCAGCTGGTACGCCCAGATCATCGAGCTCTGCGAGAAGGCGAACGCTGTGCTCGACGAACAGGCCGAGGCCTTCGACGCGCTCCGCGCGCTCGAGAAGAATGCCCCGCAGGCCGTCGCAACGACGCGGCAGGCGGCCGCGACGCAACAGGCACGGCTCGACGGCGTGCGTGCGGTTCTCGCCACGCTCTCCGCCCACTACACGGATGCCGCGCTCGCCACGATCGCCGACAACCCGCAGCAGGCAGAGGACCGTCTCGGCTTCGCGGCGCAGGCGCTCACCGAGGCCGAAGCTTCACTGACCGCCGGCAACACGAGCGAGGCCGCCGTGGCCATCCGCGCCGGCGAGGAGGCCGTCGACCAGGCGAAGCTCCTGCTCGACGCCATCGACCGGCTCGACCACGACCTGACCGAGGCCAGGGCCAGCTTCTCCGCCGCGATCAGCGATCTGCAGCGCGATGTCGCCGAGGCGAAAGCGCTGCCGGCCGGGGCAGACAGCTCAGGCCGACTGGCCGCCGTCGTCGCCTCGACGGAGCAGGTGCTCGCCGACGTCACCGCGAAGCTCACGGCCGACCGGGTGAACCCGGTCGAGGTCGTGCAGCGTCTAGAGGAGGCGAACACCCAGATCGATTCCGTGCTCGGCAGCGTCCGCGATGCGCGGGCGGCCGAGCAGCGGGCAAGCGCGGCCCTCTCGCAGACTCTGCTCGCGGCGCGCAGCCAGGTGTCGGCGGCCGAGGACTTCATCACGGCGAGGCGCGGGGCCGTCGGAGCCGAGGCCCGCACCCGCCTCGCCGAGGCCGGGCGGCTCATCGTGCAGGCGGAGTCGATCGCCGGCGCAGACCCCGTGCAGGCACTCACCCAGGCGCAGCGCGCGAACCAACTCGGCGCGGAGGCCATCCGGCTCGCCCAGAACGACGTCGGCGCATTCGGCGGTTCGGCCGGAGGAGCCGGCGACCTCGGCGGCCTCTTCGGCGGCGGCTCCGGCGGTGGGTCCGGCGGCAATGTGATGGGCGCCGTCCTCGGCGGAATCCTGATCAACTCGGTGCTCGGCGGCGGCGGAAGCTCGCGCGGTTCCGGCGGCGGCAGCATCTTCAGCGGAGGCGGCGGCGGCGGAGGACGTCGCAGCCCTGGCAGCTTCGGCGGCAGCGGGACGCGCTCCCGCCGAGGCTCTGGAGGACGCTTCTAG
- a CDS encoding ROK family transcriptional regulator, with translation MAVNSSQGTPAWLGAVNDRTGLAMLLEHGPLTRNRICELAGVSKPTASLMMTRLEQSGFIVQAGRQTGTPGPSPIIYAARVDGAIGVAIDLDADEIRSSVVDAAGTPHPVVSAPLPADLTERDPVRDVRGAIERACAASGADPAAVHKLCIGIPGYVDPRHDDELFTEALPKWPVTGVRELLEAELGAQVRIENDVNLAATAERVAGAGLGREVFVTIWLGNGVGAAFDINGSLHRGAFGGAGEIGFTPIPHAASHYGESLREVQDLIGGRAVLALFNSYGITGDGFAATLAALDAAPNRRAVLEDLAPRIALCLTPLLSVLDPELIVLGGPTGSAGGADMAELVAEHIRTVSRWYPEVVATTVRDNAVLQGARELLVTEVRAELLDRVALVGG, from the coding sequence GTGGCAGTGAACTCCTCACAGGGAACTCCTGCATGGCTCGGAGCGGTGAACGACCGCACGGGGCTGGCCATGCTGCTGGAGCACGGACCACTGACGCGCAACCGCATCTGTGAGCTGGCCGGCGTCTCCAAGCCGACCGCCTCGCTCATGATGACCCGCCTGGAACAGTCCGGTTTCATCGTCCAGGCCGGACGGCAGACCGGCACCCCCGGCCCCTCCCCGATCATCTACGCGGCGCGCGTGGACGGCGCCATCGGTGTTGCCATCGACCTCGACGCCGATGAGATCCGCTCGAGCGTCGTCGACGCGGCCGGAACACCGCACCCCGTCGTCTCCGCGCCTCTGCCTGCCGACCTCACCGAACGCGATCCGGTGCGCGACGTGCGCGGTGCCATCGAGCGTGCCTGCGCGGCCAGCGGCGCAGACCCGGCGGCCGTGCACAAGCTGTGCATCGGAATCCCCGGCTACGTCGACCCGCGTCACGACGATGAACTGTTCACCGAGGCATTGCCGAAATGGCCGGTCACCGGCGTGCGCGAGCTGCTCGAGGCGGAACTCGGCGCACAGGTGCGCATCGAGAACGACGTGAACCTGGCGGCAACGGCCGAGCGGGTCGCCGGTGCCGGCCTCGGCCGCGAGGTGTTCGTGACGATCTGGCTCGGAAACGGCGTCGGCGCCGCGTTCGACATCAACGGTTCCCTCCACCGCGGAGCATTCGGCGGAGCGGGCGAGATCGGCTTCACGCCGATCCCCCACGCGGCCAGCCACTACGGCGAGTCGCTGCGCGAGGTGCAGGACCTGATCGGCGGTCGCGCCGTGCTCGCCCTCTTCAACAGCTACGGGATCACCGGCGACGGCTTCGCCGCCACACTCGCGGCGCTCGACGCCGCGCCGAATCGCCGTGCGGTGCTCGAGGATCTCGCACCGCGCATCGCGCTCTGCCTGACCCCGCTGCTCTCGGTGCTCGACCCGGAGCTCATCGTGCTCGGCGGGCCGACGGGCAGTGCCGGTGGGGCCGACATGGCGGAGCTCGTGGCCGAGCACATCCGCACGGTGAGCCGCTGGTACCCGGAGGTCGTCGCGACCACCGTGCGCGACAACGCTGTGCTGCAGGGTGCACGCGAATTGCTGGTGACCGAGGTCAGGGCCGAGTTGCTCGATCGCGTCGCCCTCGTCGGCGGCTGA
- a CDS encoding PspA/IM30 family protein — MAKQSIFGRIAQLAKANINALIDSAEDPKLMLDQMVRDYTNSIADAESAIAETIGNLRLLEDDHREDVEAAREWGNKAIAASRKGDELRAAGDAAGADKFDALAKVALGRQITSENEAKAAEPQIASQTEIVDKLKSGLNAMKDKLGQLSSKRDELIARSKTAAAQAQVMDAVKSIDILDPTSEVSRFEEKIRREEAKVRGASELAASSLDAQFNELEDIGELTEVDARLAALKAGGSAGAIGQ; from the coding sequence ATGGCTAAGCAGTCCATCTTCGGTCGCATCGCCCAGCTCGCGAAGGCGAACATCAACGCTCTGATCGACTCGGCAGAAGACCCAAAGCTCATGCTCGACCAGATGGTGCGTGACTACACCAACAGCATCGCCGACGCCGAGAGCGCGATCGCGGAGACGATCGGCAACCTCCGACTGCTCGAAGACGACCACCGCGAAGACGTGGAGGCCGCCAGGGAATGGGGCAACAAGGCCATCGCGGCCAGCCGCAAGGGCGACGAGCTGCGTGCGGCAGGCGACGCGGCTGGTGCGGACAAGTTCGACGCCCTCGCCAAGGTCGCGCTCGGGCGTCAGATCACCTCGGAGAACGAGGCCAAGGCCGCAGAGCCGCAGATCGCCTCGCAGACCGAGATCGTCGACAAGCTGAAGTCCGGCCTGAACGCGATGAAGGACAAGCTGGGCCAGCTTTCGTCCAAGCGCGATGAGCTGATCGCCCGCTCCAAGACCGCCGCGGCGCAGGCGCAGGTGATGGACGCCGTCAAGAGCATCGACATCCTCGACCCCACCAGCGAGGTGTCCCGCTTCGAAGAGAAGATCCGCCGCGAGGAGGCGAAGGTGCGCGGCGCCAGCGAGCTCGCCGCCTCGAGCCTGGACGCCCAGTTCAACGAGCTCGAGGACATCGGTGAGCTCACCGAGGTCGACGCCCGCCTGGCGGCGCTGAAGGCCGGCGGTTCAGCCGGCGCGATCGGCCAGTAG